A window of Polaribacter litorisediminis contains these coding sequences:
- the pyrR gene encoding bifunctional pyr operon transcriptional regulator/uracil phosphoribosyltransferase PyrR, protein MSKKKLLNSKDIEIILHRLACQLIENHNDFSNTVLIGLQPRGTFLANRLMDLLKTAYHIKDLKLGLLDITFYRDDFRRKETPLAAETTKIDFLIEDKKVVIIDDVLYSGRSVRAALTAIQSYGRPENIELLVLIDRRFSRHLPIQPNYRGRQVDAINKERVLVTWKETDKKDAVYIE, encoded by the coding sequence ATGAGCAAAAAAAAATTACTTAACTCAAAAGATATTGAAATTATCCTGCATCGATTGGCTTGTCAGCTTATTGAAAATCATAATGACTTTTCAAACACTGTTTTAATTGGCTTGCAACCTAGAGGCACTTTTTTAGCCAACAGATTAATGGATTTACTAAAAACAGCATATCATATAAAAGATCTAAAATTAGGGTTGTTAGACATTACTTTTTACCGAGATGATTTTAGGAGAAAAGAAACTCCTTTAGCAGCGGAAACAACTAAAATTGATTTTTTAATAGAAGATAAAAAAGTAGTAATCATTGATGATGTACTCTATTCAGGGAGAAGCGTAAGAGCAGCTTTAACAGCAATTCAATCTTACGGAAGACCGGAAAACATTGAATTATTAGTTTTAATAGACCGACGCTTTAGCAGGCATTTACCAATACAGCCCAATTACCGAGGTAGACAAGTAGATGCTATTAATAAAGAAAGAGTTTTGGTTACTTGGAAAGAAACTGATAAAAAAGACGCTGTGTATATTGAATAA
- the glpK gene encoding glycerol kinase GlpK, with protein sequence MKDKLILALDQGTTSSRAILFNHSGEIVKVSQKTFEQIFPKPGWVEHDPNEIWSSQISAAAEVVSQEGITGQEIAAIGITNQRETTLVWDRETSEPVYNAIVWQDRRTAKFCDHLKTAGHIDMIQKKTGLVLDAYFSATKLKWILDNIDGAREKAEAGKLCFGTVDTFLVWKLTRGKMFMTDVSNASRTMLLNIHTLEWDEELLKLFNIPRAILPEVKESSEVYGATAANLFSAEIPIAGIAGDQQAALFGQMCIEPGMVKNTYGTGCFLLMNTGKKAVYSKNNLLTTIAWKINGKTTYALEGSVFVGGAAVQWLRDGVKMIPTASDINNLAETVNDNGGVYFVPALTGLGAPYWDQYARGAIMGITRGTTDAHIARATLEGIAFQVYDIVKAMEADAGEKGVELRVDGGAAASDLLMQIQSDLFGFKIIRPKTLETTVMGAAYLAGLAVGYWDSIDEIKEQWSVGKEFYPKLEKVKVEKLLQYWHKAVKCSQNWITDES encoded by the coding sequence ATGAAAGACAAATTAATTTTAGCATTAGATCAAGGTACAACATCTTCAAGAGCAATTTTGTTTAATCATAGTGGAGAAATTGTAAAAGTATCGCAAAAAACTTTTGAACAGATTTTTCCTAAACCCGGTTGGGTAGAGCATGATCCAAACGAAATTTGGTCTTCTCAAATATCGGCTGCTGCCGAGGTTGTTTCGCAAGAAGGAATTACAGGACAAGAAATTGCCGCAATCGGTATTACAAACCAAAGGGAAACTACCCTTGTTTGGGATCGAGAAACCAGCGAACCTGTTTACAATGCAATTGTTTGGCAAGATCGACGAACTGCAAAATTTTGTGATCATTTAAAAACTGCAGGTCATATTGATATGATTCAAAAGAAAACAGGCTTGGTTTTAGATGCCTATTTTTCTGCTACTAAATTAAAATGGATTTTAGACAATATTGATGGGGCTAGAGAAAAAGCAGAAGCAGGAAAATTGTGTTTTGGAACTGTAGATACTTTTTTAGTCTGGAAATTAACTAGAGGTAAAATGTTTATGACCGATGTTTCCAATGCCAGTCGTACCATGCTTTTAAATATTCATACGTTAGAATGGGATGAAGAATTATTAAAATTATTCAATATTCCAAGAGCTATTTTACCAGAAGTAAAAGAAAGTAGCGAAGTGTATGGAGCAACTGCAGCCAACTTGTTTTCTGCCGAAATTCCTATTGCAGGGATTGCTGGAGATCAACAAGCTGCATTATTCGGGCAAATGTGTATAGAACCTGGGATGGTTAAAAACACATATGGCACTGGGTGTTTCTTATTAATGAATACAGGTAAAAAAGCAGTGTATTCTAAAAATAATTTATTAACCACAATAGCTTGGAAAATAAACGGGAAAACTACCTACGCACTAGAGGGAAGTGTTTTTGTGGGTGGTGCAGCAGTGCAATGGTTGCGAGATGGTGTAAAAATGATTCCAACGGCTTCTGATATTAATAATTTAGCAGAAACAGTAAACGATAATGGAGGTGTATATTTTGTGCCAGCTTTAACCGGATTAGGCGCTCCGTATTGGGATCAATATGCTCGGGGAGCAATCATGGGTATTACACGCGGAACGACAGATGCTCATATAGCACGAGCAACTTTAGAAGGAATTGCTTTTCAAGTATATGATATCGTAAAAGCCATGGAAGCGGATGCAGGTGAAAAAGGGGTGGAGTTAAGAGTTGATGGAGGCGCTGCAGCTAGCGATTTATTAATGCAAATTCAATCCGATTTATTTGGTTTTAAAATTATTCGTCCTAAAACATTGGAGACAACCGTTATGGGAGCAGCATATTTAGCAGGTTTAGCTGTGGGGTATTGGGATAGTATTGATGAAATTAAAGAACAATGGAGCGTAGGTAAGGAGTTTTACCCAAAATTAGAAAAAGTAAAGGTAGAAAAGCTTTTGCAGTATTGGCATAAAGCAGTAAAATGTTCACAAAATTGGATTACAGATGAATCTTAA
- a CDS encoding MBL fold metallo-hydrolase: protein MMKKISIILILVISAVFSCKKTDAKKSNPKVAKTALKETSALQITPISHATAVISFNKETIYLDPTGGLKAFEGFKKPTYVLITDIHGDHMDLKTLNALDLSESIIIAPEAVSKNLTTINSQEIITIQNGEKKLMDSFQIEAIPMYNLREEALKFHPKGRGNGYVLTINNERIYFSGDTEDIPEMRNLKNIDKAFVCMNLPYTMTIESAADAVVEFKPKEIYPYHYRGTNGLSDVAKFKEIVTSQDANIKVIQWNWYPN, encoded by the coding sequence ATGATGAAAAAAATTAGTATTATTTTAATTTTAGTGATCTCAGCCGTATTTTCTTGCAAAAAAACGGATGCTAAAAAAAGCAATCCTAAAGTTGCTAAAACAGCATTAAAAGAAACTTCAGCATTACAAATAACACCGATATCGCATGCTACAGCAGTCATTTCTTTTAACAAGGAAACCATTTATTTAGATCCTACGGGAGGTTTAAAAGCTTTTGAAGGATTTAAAAAACCTACGTATGTTTTAATTACGGATATTCATGGTGATCACATGGACTTAAAAACATTGAATGCTTTAGATCTTTCAGAAAGCATTATTATTGCTCCTGAAGCTGTGAGTAAAAACCTAACCACGATTAATTCTCAAGAAATTATTACAATTCAAAATGGTGAAAAAAAATTGATGGATAGCTTTCAAATAGAAGCAATCCCCATGTATAATTTAAGAGAAGAAGCTTTAAAATTTCACCCTAAAGGAAGAGGAAACGGCTATGTACTAACAATTAATAATGAAAGAATTTACTTTTCTGGTGATACTGAAGATATTCCTGAAATGAGAAATTTAAAAAATATTGATAAAGCGTTTGTTTGTATGAATTTACCCTATACAATGACCATAGAAAGTGCTGCTGATGCCGTTGTAGAGTTCAAACCAAAAGAAATATATCCATATCATTATAGAGGAACGAATGGCTTGAGTGATGTTGCAAAATTTAAGGAAATTGTTACGAGTCAAGATGCAAATATTAAGGTGATTCAATGGAACTGGTATCCAAATTAA
- a CDS encoding tetratricopeptide repeat protein: MSLVKFESMLKTNNVYFFDLVEFEDIIIHYLEAGKHALAKKALKLGLEQHPTSIDLKLLQVELYVFEGDLNKASILLKRIERIAPNNDEIFIQRATISSKSGNHKEAIANLLKALTLTEDSIDVWSLLGMEYLYIDDFDNARLNFEKCLEQDIEDYAALYNVVYCFDMEKKHEDSIIYLNDYINKNPYCEVAWHQLGRQYFILERFKEALNAFDYAVLIDEYFIGGYLEKAKTLEELKEYQAAIDNYLITLELDDPTAFAYVRIGECYEKLEKYAAAISYYKKAVHEDPLLDRGWILLANLYYDNKNYQKASYYISKALKIDEANPVYWRRYAEINIKLNFFEEAVTGFENCLSLKDDGIEIYIGLTDILSFLGEFNDAISVLYTAQKLYKNFVEIEYRLAGLFFVLNKENHGLDHLIAAMKTDYEYHIILNELYPTVFENKKVQTLIANFKKALE; the protein is encoded by the coding sequence ATGTCATTAGTAAAATTTGAATCTATGCTCAAAACAAACAATGTTTATTTCTTTGATTTGGTTGAGTTTGAAGATATTATAATTCATTATTTAGAGGCTGGTAAACATGCACTTGCTAAAAAAGCTTTAAAGTTAGGTTTAGAGCAGCACCCAACATCGATTGATTTAAAACTCTTGCAAGTTGAGTTGTATGTATTTGAAGGTGATTTAAATAAGGCGTCTATTTTGTTGAAAAGAATAGAACGCATTGCACCTAATAATGATGAGATTTTTATTCAAAGAGCAACAATTAGTTCTAAATCTGGTAATCATAAAGAGGCTATCGCAAACTTATTAAAGGCACTTACTTTAACAGAAGATAGTATAGATGTTTGGTCTTTATTGGGGATGGAATATTTATATATAGACGATTTTGATAATGCTCGTTTAAATTTTGAGAAGTGTTTAGAGCAGGATATTGAAGATTATGCAGCCCTTTATAATGTTGTATATTGTTTTGATATGGAGAAAAAACATGAAGATTCCATCATTTATTTGAATGATTATATTAACAAAAACCCATATTGTGAAGTTGCCTGGCATCAATTAGGAAGACAATATTTTATTCTAGAACGATTTAAAGAAGCCTTAAATGCCTTCGATTATGCTGTTCTTATTGATGAATATTTTATTGGCGGGTATTTAGAAAAAGCAAAAACTTTAGAAGAATTAAAAGAATATCAAGCAGCAATAGATAACTATCTAATTACATTAGAATTAGATGATCCTACAGCATTTGCGTATGTTAGAATAGGGGAGTGTTATGAAAAATTAGAAAAATATGCGGCTGCCATTTCCTATTACAAAAAAGCTGTTCATGAAGATCCTCTGCTGGATAGAGGTTGGATTTTATTAGCAAATTTGTATTATGATAATAAAAATTATCAAAAAGCATCTTATTATATTTCAAAAGCGTTAAAGATTGATGAAGCTAATCCTGTTTATTGGAGAAGATATGCTGAAATTAATATAAAGCTCAACTTTTTTGAAGAAGCCGTTACGGGTTTTGAAAACTGTTTAAGTTTAAAGGATGATGGAATAGAAATTTATATTGGTTTAACAGATATTTTATCTTTTTTAGGTGAATTCAATGATGCTATCTCGGTTTTATATACTGCACAAAAATTATACAAGAATTTTGTAGAAATAGAATATCGATTGGCGGGTTTGTTTTTTGTTTTAAATAAAGAAAATCACGGATTAGACCATTTAATAGCAGCCATGAAAACCGATTATGAGTACCATATAATTTTAAATGAATTATACCCAACAGTTTTTGAAAATAAAAAAGTACAAACATTAATTGCAAATTTTAAAAAGGCTTTGGAGTAA
- a CDS encoding response regulator: MIPKIKRFLLVDDDPINNLLTKIVIEKSFKKAHIHAFTMPEDGLAFIKSAPNNQPIEGKTILFLDINMPVLSGWDCLEAFELFDPSIKDNYNIYILSSSVDPKDINRAKENPLIIDFIEKPLNRAKLADMFQ; this comes from the coding sequence ATGATCCCCAAAATAAAACGATTTTTACTTGTTGATGATGACCCTATCAATAATTTACTGACAAAAATTGTAATAGAAAAATCATTTAAAAAAGCACACATTCATGCCTTTACAATGCCAGAGGATGGATTGGCATTTATAAAATCTGCGCCAAATAATCAACCAATTGAGGGCAAAACAATTCTTTTTCTCGATATCAATATGCCTGTATTATCAGGATGGGATTGCCTCGAAGCATTTGAACTTTTTGATCCATCGATAAAGGATAATTACAATATTTACATCCTTTCATCTTCTGTTGATCCAAAAGATATAAACCGTGCCAAAGAAAATCCGCTTATTATAGATTTTATAGAAAAGCCACTCAACAGAGCTAAACTTGCTGATATGTTTCAATGA
- a CDS encoding restriction endonuclease subunit S, with amino-acid sequence MHIKKKETYTLISSDENSFADFYKSFLSKEKEFVNDHLIVDISNNMNTNKEDLLLFLVIAKQKKENNTSFVIVNKNMNMDDFPEYFNIAPTLQEAKDILEMEAMERELGF; translated from the coding sequence ATGCACATTAAAAAAAAAGAAACCTATACACTTATTTCTTCGGATGAAAATTCGTTTGCTGACTTTTATAAATCATTTTTATCAAAAGAAAAAGAATTTGTAAATGATCATTTAATAGTAGATATTTCTAATAATATGAACACAAACAAAGAAGATCTTTTATTATTTTTGGTTATTGCAAAGCAAAAAAAAGAAAATAATACATCTTTTGTAATTGTAAATAAAAATATGAATATGGATGATTTTCCTGAATATTTTAATATTGCTCCTACTTTACAAGAAGCGAAAGATATACTGGAAATGGAAGCCATGGAGCGAGAATTAGGATTTTAA
- a CDS encoding PAS domain S-box protein, giving the protein MFNKTTKYSAQLKILHLEDTPSEAELVERELKKENLLFKILVVENKKTFEKALNTYPPDIVLINHAIPSFDSLEVMQVLKQKGLNIPVILVSTAITEKQAIAFMKAGAEDIVLKNQLYRLPKALLNSVQKNKLEQQLQESKIFNKAVLSSLNAHVVIINKDGSIIAINKASDEFTQENDEEKLTNIAKGSNYFDVCKKSILAGNPFAEQAMLGIKSVLNKKNKIFELEYPSYSFNGQRWLLLHVANFGNDAHKVIISHQDISARKQTEQEIIDYKYAINQSSIVAITDQKGIIKYANNNFCKISKYSAQELIGKDHRIINSGYHSKSFIKNLWTTIANGKIWRGELKNKAKDGTTYWVFTTIVPFLDKKGKPYQYMAIRKEITERKNAEEALLKSESNLRAIFENTSEGFILVDTKGIVKSFNPKAAQTVLLNNKQEIKIGSNLSNFIKLPSKENHKNALLKVFKGKTVEYDYCHKRKKGNSKWFNFIINPVYNKKNEIEGACFTFADITSKKEAAYQKEKMSADLIQRNQNLEQFTFMISHNLRAPNANIIGFAEILKIETLTAEEQKASLQGLLASVTRLDAIIKDINHILQNNREVHEKKETILFSRLVKDSLLNIGNRIDKHNVNIICDFIQVKEIYSLKVYMHSIFFNLISNSIKYRKPDEKPRIEIKSKKEKGKIILVFKDNGLGIDLSTKGDKIFGLYNRFHSHVEGKGMGLFMVKTQVESLGGKITIASEINKGTEFTIIFNIKSKIK; this is encoded by the coding sequence ATGTTTAATAAAACAACGAAATATTCAGCCCAATTAAAAATTCTTCACCTCGAGGACACTCCTTCTGAGGCTGAATTAGTTGAAAGGGAATTAAAAAAAGAAAATTTACTTTTTAAGATATTGGTTGTTGAAAACAAAAAAACCTTTGAAAAAGCCTTAAATACATATCCTCCTGACATCGTCTTAATAAACCACGCAATTCCTTCCTTTGATTCATTAGAGGTCATGCAAGTATTAAAACAAAAAGGACTAAATATTCCCGTTATACTGGTTTCAACGGCTATAACTGAGAAACAAGCTATAGCATTCATGAAAGCTGGAGCGGAAGACATTGTCCTTAAAAATCAGTTGTATCGCCTACCAAAAGCGCTATTAAATAGCGTTCAGAAAAACAAATTAGAGCAGCAACTTCAAGAAAGTAAAATCTTTAACAAAGCCGTACTTTCATCCCTAAACGCGCATGTAGTAATTATTAATAAGGATGGCAGTATTATAGCCATCAACAAAGCTTCGGATGAATTTACACAAGAAAATGACGAGGAAAAACTTACAAATATTGCTAAAGGGAGCAATTACTTTGATGTTTGTAAAAAATCTATCCTTGCCGGAAATCCATTTGCAGAACAGGCAATGCTCGGTATAAAGTCTGTACTCAATAAGAAAAATAAAATTTTTGAACTAGAATATCCGTCGTACTCTTTCAATGGGCAGCGATGGCTTTTATTGCACGTCGCAAATTTTGGAAACGACGCCCACAAAGTGATTATTTCCCATCAGGATATTAGCGCACGGAAACAGACAGAACAAGAAATTATTGATTATAAATATGCCATCAACCAGTCTTCTATTGTAGCCATCACCGATCAAAAAGGAATTATCAAATACGCTAACAATAATTTCTGTAAAATTTCAAAATACAGCGCTCAAGAATTAATCGGGAAAGATCATCGTATAATCAATTCAGGCTACCACTCAAAATCTTTCATTAAAAATTTATGGACCACTATTGCGAATGGAAAAATATGGAGGGGAGAATTAAAAAATAAAGCCAAGGACGGCACGACATACTGGGTATTCACTACCATTGTTCCTTTTCTAGATAAAAAAGGAAAACCTTACCAATATATGGCTATACGGAAGGAGATTACTGAGCGAAAAAATGCGGAAGAAGCACTCCTTAAATCAGAATCAAACTTACGAGCCATTTTTGAAAATACTTCTGAAGGTTTTATACTCGTAGATACAAAAGGAATTGTAAAGAGTTTTAACCCAAAAGCTGCGCAAACTGTTTTACTAAACAATAAACAGGAAATAAAAATTGGAAGTAATCTTTCTAATTTTATAAAGCTACCTTCAAAAGAAAATCATAAAAATGCCCTTTTAAAAGTATTTAAAGGAAAAACTGTTGAATACGATTACTGCCATAAAAGAAAAAAAGGCAACTCAAAATGGTTTAACTTTATTATAAACCCCGTCTATAATAAGAAAAATGAAATTGAGGGTGCTTGCTTTACATTTGCTGATATTACAAGTAAAAAAGAAGCGGCTTATCAAAAAGAAAAAATGAGTGCAGATTTAATTCAGCGTAATCAGAATCTTGAACAATTTACTTTTATGATTTCTCACAATCTGCGCGCACCAAACGCTAATATAATAGGTTTCGCAGAAATTTTAAAGATTGAAACACTCACTGCAGAAGAGCAAAAAGCATCGTTGCAAGGACTTTTAGCATCCGTTACAAGACTCGATGCTATTATCAAAGACATCAACCATATCTTACAGAATAATCGCGAAGTACACGAGAAAAAAGAAACCATTCTGTTTTCTAGACTTGTTAAAGATTCCTTATTAAATATAGGAAACCGTATTGACAAACATAACGTGAACATTATTTGCGACTTTATACAAGTAAAAGAAATCTATTCACTTAAGGTTTACATGCATAGTATCTTTTTTAACCTTATTAGTAACAGTATTAAATATAGAAAACCTGACGAAAAACCGCGTATTGAAATAAAAAGCAAAAAAGAAAAAGGAAAAATAATACTAGTATTTAAAGACAACGGATTGGGGATTGACCTATCAACCAAGGGGGATAAAATTTTCGGACTTTATAATCGCTTCCATTCACATGTTGAAGGAAAAGGTATGGGACTCTTCATGGTAAAAACTCAAGTAGAATCGCTTGGCGGAAAAATAACAATTGCCAGCGAAATTAATAAAGGAACTGAATTTACAATTATATTTAACATTAAATCTAAAATAAAATGA
- a CDS encoding aspartate carbamoyltransferase catalytic subunit, producing the protein MQGLSVAHLLGIKYLNINDIDLIFKTADHFKEVINRPIKKVPSLRDITIANLFFENSTRTKLSFELAEKRLSADVINFSAGQSSVKKGETLIDTVNNILSMKVDIVVMRHGNVGAGVFLSKHVNAKIINAGDGTHEHPTQALLDSYSIREKLGTVKGKKIVIVGDILHSRVALSNIFALKLQGAEVKVCGPTTLIPKYITSLGVTVENNLKKALEWCDVANVLRVQHERMDIKYFPSTREYTQLFGINQDILDSLGKKIVIMHPGPINRGVEITSNVADSDQSIILNQVENGVAVRMAIIYLLAQQIKR; encoded by the coding sequence ATGCAGGGATTAAGCGTAGCGCATTTATTAGGCATAAAATATCTGAATATTAACGATATTGATCTTATTTTTAAAACTGCAGATCATTTTAAAGAAGTCATTAACAGACCTATTAAAAAGGTACCCTCTTTAAGAGATATTACCATTGCTAACTTATTTTTTGAGAACAGTACTAGAACAAAACTCTCTTTTGAATTGGCAGAAAAAAGACTTTCTGCAGATGTTATTAATTTCTCTGCTGGGCAATCGTCCGTAAAAAAAGGAGAAACTTTAATCGATACGGTAAACAACATTTTATCTATGAAAGTAGATATTGTGGTGATGCGCCATGGAAATGTTGGAGCAGGTGTTTTTTTATCAAAACATGTAAACGCTAAAATTATAAATGCTGGTGATGGGACGCATGAACACCCAACTCAAGCGCTTTTAGATTCTTACTCAATCAGAGAAAAACTAGGTACTGTAAAAGGTAAAAAAATAGTAATTGTTGGTGATATTCTACACTCAAGAGTTGCTTTGTCTAATATTTTTGCACTAAAATTACAAGGTGCAGAAGTAAAAGTTTGCGGCCCAACAACACTTATACCAAAATACATTACTAGTTTGGGTGTAACCGTAGAAAATAATCTAAAAAAAGCTCTAGAATGGTGTGATGTTGCCAATGTTTTACGTGTACAACATGAACGAATGGATATTAAATATTTTCCGTCTACGAGAGAATATACCCAGCTTTTTGGTATCAATCAAGATATTTTAGATAGTCTTGGCAAGAAAATTGTAATTATGCACCCAGGACCAATCAATAGAGGCGTAGAAATTACAAGTAATGTTGCAGATTCTGATCAATCTATTATTTTAAATCAAGTAGAAAATGGCGTTGCGGTTAGAATGGCTATTATTTATTTACTGGCGCAACAAATTAAAAGGTAA
- a CDS encoding DUF368 domain-containing protein has product MSRKIKDYVIIGFKGMAMGAADVVPGVSGGTIAFISGIYEELLGSISNVNLGLFKTLKKEGFKAAWKQLNGNFLLSLFLGIFISIISLAKAIKYLLENEPILLWSFFFGLVLASIIYIAKQISKWNFIAVIILILGAFLAYYITTLNPLVSENSSSLYILLAGAIAICAMILPGISGSFILVLLGAYKPVLDAVNDKDFKTILTFMVGAVVGLLSFSKVLKWLFANYKNYTLAVLTGFIIGSLNKIWPWKLTQSVFDKSSSSVVQFKDVSNLGSLSVYQNQLNDFENYKVALEKSISPFQYSEVNLGIDSQLIPAIMLAIAGFALILLMEKLAVQKK; this is encoded by the coding sequence ATGAGTAGAAAAATTAAAGACTACGTAATTATTGGATTTAAAGGAATGGCAATGGGAGCGGCGGATGTTGTTCCGGGGGTTTCTGGAGGTACTATTGCTTTTATTTCAGGTATTTACGAAGAACTTTTAGGGTCTATTAGTAACGTGAATTTAGGCTTGTTTAAAACGTTAAAAAAAGAAGGCTTCAAAGCGGCTTGGAAGCAATTAAATGGTAACTTTTTATTGTCACTTTTCTTAGGGATTTTTATCAGTATCATATCGTTAGCAAAAGCAATCAAGTATTTATTAGAAAATGAACCTATTTTATTGTGGTCGTTCTTTTTTGGTTTGGTGCTGGCAAGTATTATTTACATTGCAAAACAAATTTCAAAATGGAATTTTATTGCTGTAATTATCTTGATTTTAGGAGCATTTTTAGCGTATTATATTACAACCTTAAACCCGTTAGTTTCTGAAAATTCTTCTTCTTTATATATTCTATTAGCCGGAGCAATTGCAATTTGCGCAATGATTTTACCAGGTATTTCAGGCTCTTTTATATTGGTGTTATTAGGGGCATATAAACCAGTTTTAGATGCCGTAAATGATAAAGATTTTAAAACAATACTTACTTTTATGGTCGGTGCGGTAGTTGGTTTATTATCGTTTTCTAAAGTTTTAAAATGGTTGTTTGCCAATTATAAAAATTATACTTTAGCGGTTTTAACCGGCTTTATCATAGGTTCTTTGAATAAAATTTGGCCTTGGAAACTGACGCAGTCAGTCTTTGATAAATCCTCTAGTTCAGTTGTGCAGTTTAAAGACGTTAGTAATTTAGGTAGCTTATCGGTCTATCAAAATCAACTTAATGATTTTGAAAATTATAAAGTGGCTTTAGAAAAAAGTATTTCTCCCTTTCAATATTCAGAAGTTAATTTAGGAATTGATTCTCAATTAATACCTGCAATTATGTTAGCAATCGCTGGTTTTGCACTTATTTTATTGATGGAGAAATTAGCTGTTCAAAAAAAGTAA